In the genome of Hevea brasiliensis isolate MT/VB/25A 57/8 chromosome 14, ASM3005281v1, whole genome shotgun sequence, the window tatataaaatatttaaattttatttaaaatataatataaaaatatatattttatatttaattaattatttatataaatgagtttaaataataattatcaaataaataaaatttactgttaatttaaatattattttttaaatttaaattcattttaaatcgATTGTATGTTAATCAAACTCATTTTGATATGATTCAGTTAAATCAAATAATTGAAAATATTCCACCCATGCAATCAATCAACGTCCGTTAGCTCAGAATTAGGAAGGAATGACAGTGGGTGGAGATCGCTCATTCATTCACAGTTTATAAGAGTTCAAAGTTAGGGTAGGgatgcaattgagttttcaatgaaaatttttctttttattttaatttattattatataatataaatttatttattaaaaaataaattataaattaaaaatataattttaataatatatatatatatttatttatttttattaaaattataatatttaaatacaggGAAATTAATCCAATCGATAGAATCAAGAAAGGTTTTTCTTGGAAGTTGGAACTAGTTGGGCCTTTTGTCCGAACTAGTTCGGATCTATCAGTAAATGGACTGATAGTAATTCAGTTCAAACAGGAACAAATTATCATTTTCTTCTTTCTACAAAATCAGGTGGACGACTTGGTACTTTCCTTCATCCTTCCCTTCTTGTTCCTCTGATTCAGACTCAGAGGACCTTCTCAAAGCTTTTACTTCTTTCAATCTTCAATACCTTCCATTGTAAACTCTTTCTTTCAATCTTCAGTTCATAGCTTCTCCTCTCATTACTCACTCTTTGCAATGGACATTGTGACTGCTGTTGGAGGCTCTATCCTCTCCGTTTGCTTTCAGGGGCTCCTCCACAGGTTGAACTCCATTGACTTTATGAAATATATAGGCCAAGGGCAAGTCTTGACTCAACTCAAGAAGTGGGAGAAGATGCTCAAGAGAATTCATGCGGTGCTTGAAGATGCAGAAGAGAAGCAGACGGCAAATCGATTGGTGGAGATCTGGTTAAGCGATCTTAGAGACTTGGCTTACGACCTGGAGGATATCATTGATGAACTTGCCACGGAGGTTCAGCGACACAACTTGGAAGACAAATCTGTTCGTACAAATAATAAGGTGCAAAATTGTTTCTCTATCATGTGTAATGGGGTGAATGTAAATCTAAGTACTGTTAAGTTTAATGCTGAGATGGTTTCTAAGATAGAGAAAGCTGGTGCTAGATTAGATGAGATCATAAAGCAAAAAGATGAACTCCGTTTAGCAGAGTATACTAGAAGGAGGGTCAGCCATGTGACGGAAAGACCGCCCTCAACCTCTTTGGTCAATGAAGCGAAGGTTTATGGTAGGGAGGAAGATAAGAAGGCGATGCTGAAATTGTTGAATGCTGAGACAAATGATGCGGAGGTCTCTGTGATTCCTATAATTGGGATGGGAGGCCTCGGCAAGACAACTCTAGCTCAGCTTGTCTACAATgatgccatattggagtttgattTGAAAGCCTGGGTTTCTGTTGGTGAAGATTTTGATGTTTTCAGGGTCACCAAAACAGTTCTTCTTCAATTGGGAGATAGTGGTGATGATGAAGATTTGGATTCACTCCAGGTAAAATTGAAGCAAAAGTTGCTTAAACAAAAGTTTTTAGTTGTTCTGGATGACGTCTGGACTGAGAACTATGAGCAATGGACTGTGTTTCGGAGTCCTTTTGAAGCAGCGACGCCTCAAAGCAGAATTATCGTCACAACTCGCAGTTTGGAGGTTTCATTGATGATGGGTACTACTCCAGCTTATCCTCTAAAGGAACTATCGTATGATGAGTGCTTCAACGTGTTTGCCCAACATGCTTTGGGAGCAACTAGTTTTAAGGAGCACTTGGAGCTGAAAGAAATGGGTGAGGAGATTGTCAAAAGATGTGGAGGATTACCTTTGGCAGCAAAAGCTCTTGGAGGCATCTTAAGGGGTAAACCAAATCCTAATGTGTGGAAGGAATTGTTGAGCAGTGAGATATGGGAATTACCAAACAACAAAAGCAATATTCTTCCAGCTTTAAGGTTGAGCTATCTTCATCTTCCACCTCATTTGAAGCAGTGTTTTGCTTATTGCGCAATATTTCCAAAGAATTATGAAGTTGACAAGGATGAATTGGCTTTATTATGGATGGCTGAGGGTTTCTTGTATGACCAGAAGGAAATGAAGGATTGTGAAGGTTTGGGTCATAAAtattttgatgatttattatcaaGATCATTTTTTCAACAATCTAAtgataataaattgaaatatataaTGCATGACTTAATTCATGATTTAGCTCGCTTTGTTAGTAGAGGAACATGTTTGCATTTGGTTGATAAGTTGGAGAGTGCAAAATTATATGCAAAGATTCGACATTCGTCATTTATTCCTCATGGCCGAAATACTTTTCAAAGATTTGAAAGCTTTTATGGAATGAAAAGCTTATGGACATTTTATCATTGAGTTACACTAATGAGCAGTACTTCACTCCTAGATACTGTTTATCTAGTAATGTGATGCATGATTTGGTGccaaaattaaaatgcttaaggGTGCTATCTCTAACTCATTATGAGATTGTGGAGTTGCCGGATTCAATTGGTGCCTTAAAGCACTTACGCTACCTTGACTTGTCGCGTACTAAAATCAAAAGGTTGCCTGAATCTGTGGATAAACTTCTCAACTTACAGACATTGAAGTTGCGTGATTGTTTTGAGCTTATTGAGTTACCAAGAGGCATCTGCAATTTACTCAACTTGCGGCATCTTGATATTATCGGCACATTGGAGTTGCAAGATATGCCGCCACATATCGGTAATTTGACTAGTCTTTGCACGTTGACTAAGTTTGTGGTGGGGACAATCAATGGACGAATAACAGAGTTGAAGAAACTGAATCTACAAGGGCAACTTCATATTACAAGTTTGAAGAATGTGTTAGATATTGAAGATGCAGATTTTGCCAATTTGAAGGATAAGCCTGGTATCACTGAATTAAACTTGGATTGGGTTGATGACGATGAATTTTCCTCTGGTTTTGTGAATTCAAGTGATGAAGAACAAGTTCTCAACTCATTACGGCCACATCAAAGTCTGTCAAGCCTCTCAATTAGATCATTTGGTGGAAAGGAATTCCCATCGTGGCTTGGAGAGCCTTCATTCTCTAGCATGGTGGAGGTGGAGCTGACCAATTGTTGTCAAATCAAATTATTGCCACCACTCGGACAATTGAAGTCACTAAAAAAGTTGAGCATAGAAGGATTGAGTGGAGTGAAAGAAGTAGGTGTTGAGTTTTACAACGATGATTCATGCTTTTCTTGTTTGGAGACACTAGAGATTAGTCATATGTATCAGTGGGAGCTATGGTCATGGTCTAATTGTCTGTGTGAGGATTCTGTGGCAAAATTTCCTAAGCTACGTGAGCTTCGAATAGTATATTGTCCCAAGTTGGTTGGAAAATTGCCATCTTTCCTTCCTTCCTTGGAAAAAGTTGATATTTGTGATTGCCAGCTGTTAGTTGATTTGCCAAAAGTACTTCCATCTCTTCTAACACTCTCTATCAGTAGATGTCAAGAGAGTGTGCTCAGGAGTGTGTGTAATGCCACCTCTCTCACTACCTTAAAAATTGAAGGTGTGTCAGGGTTGGTGAGATTGGATGAAGCCCTTACAAAGACCTTGGGGTCACTCGAAGTTTTGGAGATTTGGAGTTGTGATGAGCTGAGATACTTGTGGGCTGATGGAACCAATTTAGACTATCTTACTAGTCTAAAGCGTTTGGAAATTGTTGAATGTAATCAGCTTGTGTCATTGGTAaatggagaggaagggcttttgcCTTGCAATCTTGAAGTTTTGGAGGTATACAAGTGTCCTAATCTGAAGGAGTTGTCTAGTGGGCTGAGCAACCTTAAGTCTCTCAATGATTTGAGAATCAGCTCATGTGGAAGTTTAGTCTCCTTCCCAGCAGGGGGTTTGCCACACAACTTGATACGCCTTATAATCGGAAGGTGTGGTTCTTTGGAGTCATTGCCCGAGGGAAATGTGGGTCACTGTAATTACATTAGCGAGATGTCTCATCTAGAGGAATTGTATATCTATGAATGTAAATCTCTCAGGTCCTCTCTGAATGGCAAGTGTCCTGATTCCCTTAAGACTCTTAATATTCGCAATTGGACGACACAATCATTAAACTCCCTATATTATGGGCTTTCTCATCTCACAATATTACAAATTTGGAATTGTCCTCAATTAGAGTCATTTCCAGGGATGGAATTGCACATCCCTACTCTTATCTCTTTACAAATTTGTGATTGTGAAAGATTGAGGTCTCTCTCCAGTCATATGCAAAACCTACAGTGCCTCCAATATTTACAAATATCCACCTGTCATCAATTAGAATTGTTCCCAAAAATGGGATTGCCCAACCCAATGCTTGTCTCTTTTCAGATTTATGGGTGCAAAAATTTGAGGTCTCTACCCAATCACATGCAGCACCTCACTTCCCTTAGATCTCTGAAGGTATCATATTGCAGAGGTATGGAGTCCTTAACAGAAGGGTGTTTACCTCCAAACCTATCTGAACTTTCGATCTATGAATGCTTGAATCTGAAGCAACCAATGCCAGAATGGGGACTCCACAGACTCGCTTCTTTTAGAAAATTGACCATCCATGACTCGGGTTCAActagagatatggtttcctttccAGATGATGATGGCTTACTGCTTCCCACATCTCTAACTGACCTCAGAATCTCTAAATTCAAGAATCTGAAATCTATATCCAGGGGTATCCAAAAGCTCATCTCTCTTCAAGAATTAGATATTCAGTTATGCCAGGAACTCCATTCCATCCCAGATGAGGGCTTCCCTGCTACACTGGAAGAACTATCTGTTTCCTGCTGTCCTCTACTGCAAGACCGTTGCTTAAAAGATAGAGGAGGAGATTACTGGCCCATTATTTCTCATATCCCCCGTATccgaataaattaattaaggctCTGCAGTACCCCAGCAATCAGGTAATATTCCTGCAGTACTTATAATGCTtcacagaaataaatatgtattccTACTTGTTCTGAAAATTCTGCAATGCATGATCATTCCTGATTATTTCCAATATCCAGACTTCTGTTGTGAGTTGGGACAAACAAGGAATTTTGTATCTGCAGCATTCCATCAATCAGGTATTTGCAACTTATTTTGTAATTTGTTATTGCAGGATCATTTGCATGCTTCTCTAGAGTGAATGTCCCGTTTCTTGTAAAAATTATGCTGCCTGAAACTTTTGCCTAAATTTGATTTAGGCGCTATTGGTTTTCTAAATGAAGCAAGTTGTTCTGGTTTGCATTTTGTAGTCTATCCTGGTTTTCCAGCCCATCTTACTCCAAAATTGCAAGTCCAAATGTGGGCATCAATTCCTAAAAGAGTTCAATTCTATTTGCTCAATTTTCATGTTTGGAAATTCTGTTGAGTGGTATGCATTTTTCaacaattgaaattcaaagtgaGTAAACATTCACTTAGCGGCGATGGTGTGGCCATTCTTTAAAACCAAAAAGATAATTAAATTACATAACTTCAATTCACCTTTCAATAATTTCAAACgctcaaatttaattgaattttattattataagaaCAATAATTCCATACATGTGAATTCATGGACTCTTGacagaattgaattgaattctacAACCTGATTTGTTTTAAACTCTGTTACCAAACGTGATTTTGCTTTTGAGTACATTATAATGTGAAGGAAGATGTTACTGCCTCTGATAATGTGTAAGCTGCTTGATTGTGCTGGAGGCATTTTTCAGTTTGTTCTTTTTAACTCGTCTACTATTCAATTATTTGGTTCTCCAATGAAATTTTTTCTGTACATACAAATTTTCAGCATATGAGCCAGCGCTGCTGTCAAATGTATACGATCAATATTCAAATCACAAAAGCAAAGGAAAAGATCAATTTTCTTCCAACTGAAATTCATTTGTGATGATCCATGTTATTTCTAACTGTTTGATCAGGGAATTTCAGCTTCTTGGAAACAAATggaagaatcatcttcccttcctCCCTGAATCAGAATTTCTCATATAGCTGCTTCCTTTCAGGTATTTAAAACTGTGGCTTCTTAGCTCCTCTTTTGAATTGCAATAAATGGTTTTCAATGTGTTTTCTTGTATACTGGTGACGATGCTGATTTTAGTATGTCATCGCAGAGAAATGGTAGAAAGTGAGCTCAAGACTTCATCAGAGCAGGGTGGGATTCATTGAAAATGATAATAGGAGAATGCTTCCAATTTCATAATATTATCAAAGGGACATTTGAAGAGTTATTTAAAATGAGATTCAGGCATAGCCATCTTGAAAATCAAGAAAGTAGCTTTTTCCAATGATCCTGGCTGTGTTTTATGAGCAGATTGTAATCTTGTAGTCTCAACAAAAGATCAGTAATGCATCCTCAGGTATGCACGTATGAAGAGTAGCCTTgctgttctttattttgtgttctctttattctaaaattttcattcCTTCATTAAGCTTCCAAACTAGTTTAAGGGACTGATTATTGGAGCTTCATGATTGGAACAAATTTCAGTGGAAGAAATGGTGACAATGTTGTAATTCTAATTTCACTTCTTGCCTAGAAGCTTGAAGTGTTTTTTGTTAAGATGGTTATTATCTTTCACTGTTGCAATATCCTACACTGGTTCAAGCCCAGCAGTCTTGGATTTGGACATTTCTTGTGGACAGTGGTTGCTCCATAGCAAGATCTGGCCTGGGCCTCAGTTGGGGTTTGGATTTTTGAAAAAAGAATCCAAATATAAATGAAATTCCATccttaatttcttaaaataaatggATTACTATTTTCTTaatataaaaggaaaaaaaaaaaactaatgctTTCTTAtgagattaaattaaaattacaaataaagtgTTAGtacttcaaaaattaaattaaaaatcttTATATTTAGTTTCTGTTTATTAAAAAGAAgtctttcattaaattttcattatGTTTTAAACTgaccaaaatacaaaattaattttataattattaatctatatttatataaatataaaaaagttTGTATTCAAAATAAGTCCATTTTTACATGACAAGTGACACTTTATTAGACTTTTTTCTATTGGCAAATTTacctatattttattattattttattttttaatatttaatatttttattattaataataattaatatgtataaattaaataaaatttattggcCTTATAATGTATTTAGTAGAAAGTTAAAAAATCAATGGTTATATGCTATCCttataagttttaattttttaagggggtaattattaatttaatctcCTAAAGTTAATATTTCACCCCTTAAAATggtataaatattaataagataaaaaattaatttaatctttttaaatttcaaataacattaatgaatagttaaaagttataaaagtaataattacttTTTATTAACCTTATACCAAACACTTTATAGTAttactattaattaattaatatgtgactttttagaataatttttttattatatatatataattcattagtcttattattatcattaattaatatgtgatttttttaatatcttcatacttaacataaaaatttaaataaaattaatatacatctataattataaattataatcataaattataattataatatgtgATTCATATCTACGTCTATATAATCTATTAGTCCAATTCTCGCGCTACATgcgaataattataaaaattatatgaattaattatttaataaatattttaataaaaataattttattttaaattttaataaatatatattattaaagtcAAATATGAAGTATAATTAGACATAAAAGGCATAAACATattcattaattaaatatgtaatatagTCCTTTTAATTATTAGGTATTTTGCTATTTCTCCATTTACTTTGTAATGATcaaaggatatatatatatatatatatatatatatatatatatatatatatatatatatatatatatacataaaataaGTATTCATAAGTAGTAAGTGCCAtactaaaaataatataataagtaaagttttaagatattaaaattacaaaatactttaaaaagtaatatataataaactttcaatatttaattatatgattAATATGAACACATTTCCAAagacataattaattataaataaatattaatatttctaCCTATTTGCTTGGCTGCTTCCTTCAATATTCATATCGATTCACATATATAATGCAATATCAtgcttaaaaaattaaaaattaaaaataattgaaataatataaaaattttaatccatttaaaataaaataataaatcaacAGTTGCTTTTGTTTTTCAACTATTATAATAGTTGTACATTTATATGTCGCATTCAATTGATTTGATTCCAAATTCTCCATTTATATTTGTTAATTTCTATGAAGACTTCATCGATCAAGAAGCTTCAACTTATTTGCTTGGCTGCTTCGCTAAGCAACAAAAAAAGAATTACCAAAAAGTTGTCAAgtgactattttttttttatatgtataatttttaaagttttcaCATCACAATCATTAAATACTTAGTAGGATGTTGCGTTTTGTAATACTAATatacaatattaaatttaaattatacaatattAAATGTAATTacatctttaattcatttaattaacgtataaaattatttaataggttatgatcttttggatttttcttaactattttaaaaattttcacattACATTTATTATGATATGACTCATGATGATtccaatataaattattaaatgatGTATCTAATGTAAGGAAAAAAATTTGAGGATGAAGTAGATTTGTATTAAATGTAAAATAATAgggataataaaattattttatgtataaaaattaaattattttattaaaatattttttaaattatttttatgagaGAAAGcagatatttaaaatttaaattttaaattatgtatgttatatttattatagttataaattttaatataaattaaaagtttcatttattttctttcccTTCTCTTTTTTTATTATCTTTCTTTTTTTAACTAGGTTTACGtacaaatttagaaaaaaaaatatttatataaattaaaaaacttaaaaataaaaataaataatatatttttatttatttatttttatttttgtgtaaattaatattaaaaaagtataatatatattactttattataattaaacaaatgatcaatctgaatttaaattaattaaattaactcaattaaactaacaatataaattgattaaattgatttgattaatgtacatataataataaataattaattaatattataatttcaaataaatttaattgacttaattaaaaaaattcatataaataaattatatatttttacttaattgaatcaattaaagGATTAATTCACTAAAATATATGATTAATCTAACATGTCatatatttaattgatttaattgactgaaatatatattcaattaaatcatttaaatgataattGTTATAGTTGAtccaaatatatataaataatgtgACATAATATGACATGTCGCAtactcaattgattcaattaactaaaatatatattcaattgaatcatttaaataataatCGTCACAATTGACTCAAAATATTTATAGTCAGTTGATTCAATTGATTCAATGTACTCAAAATATATATGGTCAATTGATATAATGTGACATGTTACataatcaattgattcaatttactCAATTAAGGGCTAATAATAATTGTCACAATTGATTCAAAATATATATGGTCAGTTGATTCAATTAACACAAAAtatatatggtcaattgacataATGTGACATATTACataatcaattgattcaatttactTAATTAAGGGCTCAATTGACAAAAATATATGATCAACGTAACATGTTACATACTCAATTaattcaattaactaaaatatatgatCAATGTAACATGTCACATACTCAATtgatttaattaactaaaatatatatttcattgaattatttaaatgataattatcataattaacctaaaatatatatgattaatgtgacATTGTACATAATCAATTCATTCAATTTACTCAATTAAATGTTCAATTGACTAAAGTATATGATCAATGTGATATGTCATATACTCAAaataattcaattgatttaaatatatattcaattgaatcaattaaatgataattgttataattgactcaaatatatatgatCAATGTGATATTACACAcaatcaattgattcaattaactCAATTAAAAACTGAATTGACTAAAATAAATGATTGAAGTGACATATTACATACTCAAATTAATTCAgttgatttaaatatatatttaattgagTCAGTTAAATGGTAATTTTCATAATTGGcttaaatatatataatcaatgtGACATGTCCCAAActcaaattgattcaattgactcaaatatatattcaattaaattataatttttgcaaTTGACTCAAatgtattgtaacaccccaaaatttttaattttatgagcatttttagtattttaattttattaaatttttggaattttttagagatttttcggattttaaaaatcgagttcgattttccgaaaacataaactttgatgatttttaaaaattaatttaaaaaccacgtgacaaaactaaaaatatatttggagtctacgtatttttctgagttttctgaaaatttttcggaatttttggacctcgttttcggtcccgaggcagagtaaaaattcaaaattttgtattttgaatcgaaccggccgaatcgaatcggaccggatcggactggtcgaatcggaccggccttttccttcttccctttttctcccccgcgcgcgtcgtccctctcccttttctctctcttttctctctcctccccaccccaCGGCCGACCACCTTGCCTACCCGGTAGCCGCGCCGCCAAACCCTCCCGGTAGGTTGGCGCCGCCCAAACGCAGCGTGCAACGCCCGCTGCGCGTCGATTaagcttccccggccaaatctggcagatccggccaccaattggaccgggtcttgtgtctaaaatcatctactcggcgagagctttccatagacaccaagaacgccgaaatccattgagcggtttgtccgatttttgctcgggaagattttagcccatttcgaattttgggctagatttctcgaaaaccgtgaatcccacgagaaaactgaggccaccagcacgctccattcgtcgagagcttcgcaacgacataaatttcgaattttttcgacaccgtttttcggtgggtcccacggaacttcgcagtgtttttccgagcatttaatgagcttagaaaattctgaaaaatttatgtactaacccccgtgttatgggcttcgtgtaggtatcctcaattcggaaATTCGTGATTGGCCAAGAtcgcaaatttcgggccagacagactcgttaccagaaaagtctccgaattggaccgaggttttggctagcccccattgtcagacgtcccgagctcgTTCCCGAAGTcgaaatcggcaaaggtaaacccgaaccttgctttttcgtaattttctagtgcttaaataggattaaaaatccataaaatattcgtggtagcttagaaaattacgattctttttgcaatagtttagtaatattgctaaggatcaggcaaagttttataatttttagagcttgttgggcgctttttgcaaaaatgataaataataaggactaaattgaaattttgcgtattgtgatggataagCGATTTGATGGGCCTGGAGgagtgtgtgatatgattgaactgtggatatatggattgtgagtatagaagtgtgttttgaaccctttgcgttgggtagatcctaggtatagggagactctgccggattttcgcacgacttagggcgtaattggtctttttctttgtttgtattgagtcgattgtattaaataattgtaatataattgtcgtgagccgatgaccttcttcctccgcccagccgcctcagtgaccatcgtcaagtctgtgagtaaaatattaattttaattgtaatttcactattattatatgttcaagcatgcccatgcatcatttatatgcatatatctatgtagataaactttaggcacgatttatgttgcattgataatcattaaagtgccatgagtgttgttgtggtaatttggagcagtgtgcgtgcgttggcgtgcgtgtgatgtggtgtggactatggataggacgggtagtcacggcttgagttcttcgctgggacccgatccttcggggggtagtcacggcttgagttcttcgctgggacccccgatttggttattaagtggaagtccgagtgaGTTCTTTCTcgggcaccagttggatttaagagagtcagataggggatcagctcccatatattatgattgatgttacagggtgcgtgagtgctccaaattacctttttgatgttatgatgtgaaaatgttgttgatgttgcatttcactttacagggtgcattagttctagatagttatagagattatggttaaaattgatattttactctctcgagtaacgctcactctgttcaatatttttcaaagcacaggaggattttattttggttaactcgCTTTTCTCCTCGCAAGTCAATTATtccgtttgtataaacttgttaaatcttagaatttcgcatgtgttagaaacgtttatttgatttgggtctgtaaactaaattattattttgggactcagaacttaatatgctatgcatgtttgatggattggatgatggACCTCAGCTCCCATTTAATATTATTT includes:
- the LOC131172681 gene encoding putative disease resistance RPP13-like protein 1 is translated as MDIVTAVGGSILSVCFQGLLHRLNSIDFMKYIGQGQVLTQLKKWEKMLKRIHAVLEDAEEKQTANRLVEIWLSDLRDLAYDLEDIIDELATEVQRHNLEDKSVRTNNKVQNCFSIMCNGVNVNLSTVKFNAEMVSKIEKAGARLDEIIKQKDELRLAEYTRRRVSHVTERPPSTSLVNEAKVYGREEDKKAMLKLLNAETNDAEVSVIPIIGMGGLGKTTLAQLVYNDAILEFDLKAWVSVGEDFDVFRVTKTVLLQLGDSGDDEDLDSLQVKLKQKLLKQKFLVVLDDVWTENYEQWTVFRSPFEAATPQSRIIVTTRSLEVSLMMGTTPAYPLKELSYDECFNVFAQHALGATSFKEHLELKEMGEEIVKRCGGLPLAAKALGGILRGKPNPNVWKELLSSEIWELPNNKSNILPALRLSYLHLPPHLKQCFAYCAIFPKNYEVDKDELALLWMAEGFLYDQKEMKDCEGLGHKYFDDLLSRSFFQQSNDNKLKYIMHDLIHDLARFVSRGTCLHLVDKLESAKLYAKIRHSSFIPHGRNTFQRFESFYGMKSLWTFYH
- the LOC131173107 gene encoding putative disease resistance protein At3g14460, with the translated sequence MHDLVPKLKCLRVLSLTHYEIVELPDSIGALKHLRYLDLSRTKIKRLPESVDKLLNLQTLKLRDCFELIELPRGICNLLNLRHLDIIGTLELQDMPPHIGNLTSLCTLTKFVVGTINGRITELKKLNLQGQLHITSLKNVLDIEDADFANLKDKPGITELNLDWVDDDEFSSGFVNSSDEEQVLNSLRPHQSLSSLSIRSFGGKEFPSWLGEPSFSSMVEVELTNCCQIKLLPPLGQLKSLKKLSIEGLSGVKEVGVEFYNDDSCFSCLETLEISHMYQWELWSWSNCLCEDSVAKFPKLRELRIVYCPKLVGKLPSFLPSLEKVDICDCQLLVDLPKVLPSLLTLSISRCQESVLRSVCNATSLTTLKIEGVSGLVRLDEALTKTLGSLEVLEIWSCDELRYLWADGTNLDYLTSLKRLEIVECNQLVSLVNGEEGLLPCNLEVLEVYKCPNLKELSSGLSNLKSLNDLRISSCGSLVSFPAGGLPHNLIRLIIGRCGSLESLPEGNVGHCNYISEMSHLEELYIYECKSLRSSLNGKCPDSLKTLNIRNWTTQSLNSLYYGLSHLTILQIWNCPQLESFPGMELHIPTLISLQICDCERLRSLSSHMQNLQCLQYLQISTCHQLELFPKMGLPNPMLVSFQIYGCKNLRSLPNHMQHLTSLRSLKVSYCRGMESLTEGCLPPNLSELSIYECLNLKQPMPEWGLHRLASFRKLTIHDSGSTRDMVSFPDDDGLLLPTSLTDLRISKFKNLKSISRGIQKLISLQELDIQLCQELHSIPDEGFPATLEELSVSCCPLLQDRCLKDRGGDYWPIISHIPRIRIN